From one Gossypium hirsutum isolate 1008001.06 chromosome D08, Gossypium_hirsutum_v2.1, whole genome shotgun sequence genomic stretch:
- the LOC121219932 gene encoding serine/threonine-protein kinase tricornered isoform X2 yields MKCRSQWILIEVKNKFLLERQKFKMDNSNTSRSWLSKLQPRDKTRSSRKNQASSSSGGGGGEGNQDGITDEEALSNITKQKAAAAKQYIENHYKEQMKNLQDRKERRMVLEKKLADADVSEEDQNNLLKFLEKKETEYMRLQRHKIGVEDFELLTIIGKGAFGEVRICREKTTGQVYAMKKLKKSEMLRRGQVEHVKAERNLLAEVDSNCIVKLYFSFQDDDFLYLIMEYLPGGDMMTLLMRKDILSDDEARFYVAETVLAIESIHRHNYIHRDIKPDNLLLDRYGHLRLSDFGLCKPLDCSTLQEQDFSGANINEGTENDERSAAPKRTQQEQLEHWQKNRRMLAYSTVGTPDYIAPEVLLKKGYGMECDWWSLGAIMFEMLVGYPPFYSDDPMTTCRKIVNWKNHLKFPEEANLSSEAQDLINKLLCNVNQRLGSNGANEIKAHPWFEGVDWDRIYQMDAAFIPEVNDELDTQNFEKFDESENPVRKPSSKSGPWRKMLSSKDLNFVGYTYKNFEIVNDYAVPGMAELKKKSTQSRRPSVKSLFDGEDSQDGSDSAANDQSV; encoded by the exons ATGAAATGCAGATCGCAGTGGATTTTGATTGaggtgaaaaataaatttttattagagaGACAAAAATTCAAAATGGATAACAGTAATACGTCGAGGAGTTGGCTTTCGAAGTTACAGCCGAGGGATAAGACGAGGTCATCGAGGAAGAATCAAGCATCGTCAAGCAGCGGAGGTGGAGGAGGCGAAGGGAATCAAGACGGGATTACGGATGAAGAAGCTCTTTCCAATATCACCAAACAAAAAGCCGCTGCTGCCAAGCAGTATATTGAGAATCATTACAAGGAGCAAATGAAGAATCTTCAAGACAGAAAAGAGAG ACGAATGGTCCTTGAAAAGAAGTTGGCAGATGCTGATGTCTCCGAGGAAGATCAAAACAACTTACTAAAGTTCTTGGAGAAAAAGGAAACTGAATACATGCGCCTTCAGAGGCATAAAATTGGTGTTGAAGACTTTGAATTATTAACTATAATTGGCAAGGGTGCGTTTGGAGAG GTTAGAATCTGTAGGGAAAAAACAACAGGCCAAGTGTATGCTATGAAGAAGCTTAAGAAATCAGAAATGCTTCGAAGAGGCCAG GTTGAGCACGTGAAAGCTGAAAGGAACCTACTTGCTGAAGTTGATAGCAATTGTATTGTCAAACTATACTTTTCTTTCCAAGATGATGATTTCCTTTATCTTATAATGGAATATCTACCTGGTGGAGATATGATGACTTTACTTATGCGAAAGGATATCTTGAGTGATGATGAAGCTAGATTTTATGTAGCAGAAACAGTTTTGGCTATTGAGTCTATCCACAGACACAATTATATTCATAg GGATATCAAGCCTGATAACTTGCTTCTGGATAGATACGGACACTTGAGATTGTCAGATTTTGGACTATGTAAACCCTTGGATTGCAGTACTCTCCAAGAACAGGATTTTTCTGGTGCGAACATTAATGAAGGTACAGAAAATGATGAACGCTCAGCAGCTCCAAAACGAACACAACAAGAGCAACTAGAGCATTGGCAAAAGAACCGGAGAATGCTT GCTTATTCTACTGTTGGTACTCCCGACTATATTGCTCCAGAAGTCCTTTTGAAGAAGGGTTATGGAATGGAATGTGATTG GTGGTCACTTGGTGCCATCATGTTCGAAATGCTAGTGGGATATCCACCTTTTTATTCAGATGATCCGATGACAACTTGTAGAAAG ATAGTAAACTGGAAAAATCATTTGAAGTTTCCTGAAGAAGCCAATTTGTCTTCAGAGGCACAAGATCTGATTAACAAACTCCTGTGTAATGTCAATCAAAGACTAGGATCAAACGGAGCAAATGAAATTAAG GCTCATCCATGGTTTGAAGGTGTGGACTGGGATAGGATATATCAAATGGATGCTGCATTTATTCCCGAGGTTAATGATGAGCTAGAtactcaaaattttgaaaagttcgaTGAG TCTGAGAATCCGGTTCGAAAACCATCATCAAAATCTGGTCCATGGAGGAAA ATGCTTTCGTCAAAGGACCTCAACTTTGTGGGatacacatacaaaaattttgaaattgtcaATGACTATGCAGTGCCTGGGATGG
- the LOC121219932 gene encoding serine/threonine-protein kinase tricornered isoform X4 yields the protein MDNSNTSRSWLSKLQPRDKTRSSRKNQASSSSGGGGGEGNQDGITDEEALSNITKQKAAAAKQYIENHYKEQMKNLQDRKERRMVLEKKLADADVSEEDQNNLLKFLEKKETEYMRLQRHKIGVEDFELLTIIGKGAFGEVRICREKTTGQVYAMKKLKKSEMLRRGQVEHVKAERNLLAEVDSNCIVKLYFSFQDDDFLYLIMEYLPGGDMMTLLMRKDILSDDEARFYVAETVLAIESIHRHNYIHRDIKPDNLLLDRYGHLRLSDFGLCKPLDCSTLQEQDFSGANINEGTENDERSAAPKRTQQEQLEHWQKNRRMLAYSTVGTPDYIAPEVLLKKGYGMECDWWSLGAIMFEMLVGYPPFYSDDPMTTCRKIVNWKNHLKFPEEANLSSEAQDLINKLLCNVNQRLGSNGANEIKAHPWFEGVDWDRIYQMDAAFIPEVNDELDTQNFEKFDESENPVRKPSSKSGPWRKMLSSKDLNFVGYTYKNFEIVNDYAVPGMAELKKKSTQSRRPSVKSLFDGEDSQDGSDSAANDQSV from the exons ATGGATAACAGTAATACGTCGAGGAGTTGGCTTTCGAAGTTACAGCCGAGGGATAAGACGAGGTCATCGAGGAAGAATCAAGCATCGTCAAGCAGCGGAGGTGGAGGAGGCGAAGGGAATCAAGACGGGATTACGGATGAAGAAGCTCTTTCCAATATCACCAAACAAAAAGCCGCTGCTGCCAAGCAGTATATTGAGAATCATTACAAGGAGCAAATGAAGAATCTTCAAGACAGAAAAGAGAG ACGAATGGTCCTTGAAAAGAAGTTGGCAGATGCTGATGTCTCCGAGGAAGATCAAAACAACTTACTAAAGTTCTTGGAGAAAAAGGAAACTGAATACATGCGCCTTCAGAGGCATAAAATTGGTGTTGAAGACTTTGAATTATTAACTATAATTGGCAAGGGTGCGTTTGGAGAG GTTAGAATCTGTAGGGAAAAAACAACAGGCCAAGTGTATGCTATGAAGAAGCTTAAGAAATCAGAAATGCTTCGAAGAGGCCAG GTTGAGCACGTGAAAGCTGAAAGGAACCTACTTGCTGAAGTTGATAGCAATTGTATTGTCAAACTATACTTTTCTTTCCAAGATGATGATTTCCTTTATCTTATAATGGAATATCTACCTGGTGGAGATATGATGACTTTACTTATGCGAAAGGATATCTTGAGTGATGATGAAGCTAGATTTTATGTAGCAGAAACAGTTTTGGCTATTGAGTCTATCCACAGACACAATTATATTCATAg GGATATCAAGCCTGATAACTTGCTTCTGGATAGATACGGACACTTGAGATTGTCAGATTTTGGACTATGTAAACCCTTGGATTGCAGTACTCTCCAAGAACAGGATTTTTCTGGTGCGAACATTAATGAAGGTACAGAAAATGATGAACGCTCAGCAGCTCCAAAACGAACACAACAAGAGCAACTAGAGCATTGGCAAAAGAACCGGAGAATGCTT GCTTATTCTACTGTTGGTACTCCCGACTATATTGCTCCAGAAGTCCTTTTGAAGAAGGGTTATGGAATGGAATGTGATTG GTGGTCACTTGGTGCCATCATGTTCGAAATGCTAGTGGGATATCCACCTTTTTATTCAGATGATCCGATGACAACTTGTAGAAAG ATAGTAAACTGGAAAAATCATTTGAAGTTTCCTGAAGAAGCCAATTTGTCTTCAGAGGCACAAGATCTGATTAACAAACTCCTGTGTAATGTCAATCAAAGACTAGGATCAAACGGAGCAAATGAAATTAAG GCTCATCCATGGTTTGAAGGTGTGGACTGGGATAGGATATATCAAATGGATGCTGCATTTATTCCCGAGGTTAATGATGAGCTAGAtactcaaaattttgaaaagttcgaTGAG TCTGAGAATCCGGTTCGAAAACCATCATCAAAATCTGGTCCATGGAGGAAA ATGCTTTCGTCAAAGGACCTCAACTTTGTGGGatacacatacaaaaattttgaaattgtcaATGACTATGCAGTGCCTGGGATGG